One region of Chryseobacterium muglaense genomic DNA includes:
- a CDS encoding transposase has protein sequence MKLDYKKIHIGSLIRKEIEANNIESSRICNFMNCNENEIEDMYEAVSLPTNILLQWCKLLEYDFFRIYSQHLILFSAKNSSTVNSQENKSTLPTFRKNLYTQEIIKFVLELVQTGKKTNAQIIEEYKIPKTTLLKWIEKY, from the coding sequence ATGAAGCTAGATTACAAAAAAATACACATTGGATCTTTAATTCGAAAAGAGATAGAAGCAAATAATATTGAAAGTAGCCGCATTTGTAATTTTATGAATTGCAACGAAAATGAAATAGAAGATATGTACGAAGCTGTAAGTCTTCCCACTAATATTCTTTTACAATGGTGTAAACTTCTTGAATATGATTTTTTTAGAATTTACTCTCAGCATCTGATTTTATTTTCCGCAAAAAATTCAAGCACTGTAAATAGTCAAGAAAATAAAAGCACTCTTCCAACTTTTAGAAAAAATCTTTATACCCAAGAGATTATCAAATTTGTTCTTGAACTCGTCCAAACAGGAAAAAAAACAAATGCACAGATTATTGAGGAGTATAAAATTCCTAAAACAACCCTGTTAAAATGGATTGAAAAATATTAA
- a CDS encoding tetratricopeptide repeat protein gives MIKFLLYFLTFSFLFISCNSSQDDDYFDTLNKKINNSIASTKEDRDAIVKRFYKEELQKYNQNKKQLYLVSSKYINVLYYSGKRNEQIPIVYELLKLNKGKYKYVDIACKYNLANHFEISSPDWSMRNINEAIETNEKVGNKYYLPHLYHFKGRLFYNKEDYQNALVFFKKALNTYDKEKDLVYIASMHNNFGMCYDKMGKIDLAIKETNIGIQILTQQKEIDNKQKIFIYYMKGSLGEYYRDLKKYDIAEKLFLEKWKFSFNNGNNRMALYAAKDILSIYDATDKRTDEDQIIESLKILEPKLEKVEDKIILTKLIKDYYLRKDYYRDFKGISMKLGELNDKQDHLAQKELRKTVDAIDSYIIKEINNEKEDEKKKNVLLFFSLVLIIVIFIGFIIILRMRKKKKESLIEKEKIILETSKEILEKDLQLQKEKVKNLHLNLNLRTETKKAFLENLKKIKKTKNIEPEEIIKDLQFKINNLIQLDKKNNELINESSLENKLFMDKLSARYPILTHQELKLCVYFKLNLSGKEISLLEKFTVGSIRVYKAKIKSKIGLSKEENLNEFLSTI, from the coding sequence ATGATTAAATTTTTACTCTATTTTTTAACCTTTAGTTTTTTATTTATTTCTTGTAATTCGTCACAAGATGATGATTATTTTGATACGCTAAATAAAAAAATAAACAACTCTATTGCTTCTACAAAAGAAGACCGTGATGCTATAGTTAAAAGATTTTATAAAGAAGAGTTACAAAAATATAATCAAAACAAAAAACAACTTTATCTGGTAAGCAGTAAGTACATAAATGTACTTTACTATTCCGGAAAAAGAAATGAGCAGATTCCGATCGTCTATGAGCTTTTAAAACTTAATAAAGGAAAGTATAAATATGTGGATATTGCCTGCAAATATAATCTGGCAAATCACTTTGAAATTAGCTCTCCCGATTGGTCAATGAGGAATATAAATGAAGCTATAGAAACTAATGAAAAAGTAGGGAACAAATACTACCTTCCCCATTTATATCATTTTAAAGGGCGGCTGTTCTACAATAAAGAGGATTATCAAAATGCATTGGTTTTCTTTAAGAAAGCATTAAATACTTATGACAAAGAGAAAGACTTGGTTTACATAGCATCTATGCATAATAATTTCGGAATGTGCTATGATAAGATGGGGAAAATAGATTTAGCTATTAAAGAAACCAATATAGGCATACAGATATTAACGCAGCAAAAGGAAATAGATAATAAGCAAAAGATTTTTATTTATTATATGAAAGGGAGTCTGGGGGAATATTACAGAGATTTAAAAAAATATGATATTGCCGAAAAATTATTTTTGGAAAAGTGGAAATTCTCTTTTAATAACGGAAATAATAGAATGGCACTTTATGCAGCTAAAGATATTTTGAGTATTTATGATGCTACAGATAAAAGAACCGATGAAGATCAAATTATAGAATCTCTTAAAATTCTAGAGCCAAAGCTTGAAAAAGTAGAAGATAAAATCATTCTAACTAAGCTTATCAAAGATTATTATTTAAGAAAAGATTATTATAGAGATTTTAAGGGTATATCCATGAAACTGGGGGAATTAAATGATAAGCAGGATCATTTAGCTCAAAAAGAACTCCGTAAAACAGTAGATGCCATCGACAGTTATATCATTAAAGAAATCAATAACGAAAAAGAGGATGAAAAGAAAAAAAATGTATTGTTATTTTTCTCTTTAGTCCTTATCATCGTTATTTTCATTGGCTTTATCATCATTTTGAGAATGAGAAAAAAGAAGAAAGAATCGCTTATAGAAAAAGAGAAAATAATATTAGAAACCTCAAAAGAAATTCTTGAAAAAGACCTTCAGTTGCAAAAAGAAAAAGTAAAAAACCTCCATCTCAACCTTAATTTGAGAACAGAAACTAAAAAAGCATTTCTGGAAAATTTAAAAAAAATAAAGAAAACAAAGAATATAGAACCTGAAGAAATTATAAAGGATTTACAGTTTAAAATAAACAATTTAATACAGCTTGATAAAAAAAATAATGAGCTTATTAACGAAAGTTCTTTGGAAAATAAGTTATTTATGGATAAGCTTTCTGCAAGATATCCTATTCTCACCCATCAGGAATTGAAACTATGCGTATATTTTAAGCTCAATTTATCCGGAAAAGAAATTTCTCTTCTAGAAAAATTTACAGTTGGAAGTATTAGAGTTTATAAAGCTAAGATAAAATCAAAAATAGGATTAAGCAAAGAAGAGAACTTAAATGAGTTTTTAAGTACAATTTGA
- a CDS encoding response regulator transcription factor → MNSRIGLLSNIEESGPIFTQENISKQFLEIMKGIARTTFTCVFILDIENEKINFLSENPFLHGGLNCDEIEKLGYNYYRKYIRKEDLGVFRAVQTSGFKFFECLTIEEKKTYTLTFDFHIKNCNHYGLLVNHAITPVELNENGDIIKMVCAVSYSHNRTAGNICISSSLSDTDWKYNIFTGKWSGEPKIILKGREMDIIRLCLQGLNIEEIADRLCVSPTTVKFHRSKLFDKIGVNNISEAISYVKSHKLI, encoded by the coding sequence ATGAATAGCCGCATTGGTTTACTTTCTAATATCGAAGAATCAGGTCCTATTTTTACTCAAGAGAATATTTCTAAACAGTTTCTGGAAATAATGAAAGGTATTGCCAGAACAACTTTTACGTGTGTCTTTATATTAGATATTGAAAATGAAAAAATAAATTTTTTATCAGAGAATCCTTTTTTACACGGCGGTCTCAATTGTGATGAAATTGAAAAACTGGGCTATAATTATTATAGAAAGTATATCCGAAAAGAAGATTTGGGCGTTTTTAGGGCGGTACAAACTTCTGGATTTAAATTTTTTGAATGCCTAACAATTGAAGAAAAAAAAACTTATACACTAACATTTGATTTTCATATTAAAAACTGCAACCATTATGGTTTGCTTGTGAACCACGCAATAACACCCGTAGAGCTTAATGAAAATGGGGATATTATTAAGATGGTTTGTGCAGTGTCTTACTCTCACAACAGAACTGCAGGAAATATCTGCATCTCATCTAGTCTTTCTGATACCGATTGGAAATATAATATTTTTACAGGAAAATGGTCGGGAGAACCTAAAATTATTCTTAAGGGTAGAGAGATGGATATCATTAGATTATGTTTGCAAGGGCTAAACATAGAAGAAATAGCAGACCGTCTTTGTGTTTCTCCTACTACTGTAAAATTTCATAGAAGTAAGCTATTTGATAAAATTGGAGTAAATAATATATCTGAAGCGATATCTTACGTGAAGTCACATAAACTTATTTAG
- a CDS encoding pentapeptide repeat-containing protein, protein MVDIIDWKYKEELGNKLAVTRKKNKMNQIQLADFLSVTISKISKWECGQSIPSLDIIFKIAEFYKVEPYYFLGNICIDLYIEATKTPCRRGQKLSHIIKAWKSNDTNSSMSLDDYLLQNRNLPHHIIPKQKYFRENLCGTDFSGVDLSGSVFRNNKMSGANFENANLTDSILYFNDLSGVRFKNTELIRTQIKSSELHRLSFIDTCLTDVVILTKRLIAPIFKNCIFKNVIFNSGDVNGICFDGQSFNNVKFEGTIFSNTTFRDSTLKNVTFLSSFAIKKKYFKTIKTVCFRGAKMDEKTYLSLKSMAANLEDVIVVD, encoded by the coding sequence ATGGTTGATATTATTGATTGGAAATATAAAGAAGAACTCGGCAATAAGCTTGCAGTTACCCGCAAAAAGAATAAAATGAATCAAATTCAGCTTGCAGATTTCTTGTCTGTTACAATTTCTAAAATTAGCAAGTGGGAATGTGGACAAAGTATTCCTTCTTTGGATATTATTTTTAAAATAGCCGAATTTTATAAGGTTGAGCCCTATTACTTTTTAGGGAATATTTGTATAGATCTATACATTGAGGCAACTAAAACACCCTGTAGAAGAGGGCAGAAGCTAAGTCATATAATCAAGGCATGGAAATCAAATGATACCAATTCATCGATGAGCTTAGACGATTATTTACTTCAAAACCGTAATTTACCACATCATATTATTCCAAAACAAAAATATTTTAGAGAAAACCTTTGTGGTACTGACTTCTCGGGGGTAGATTTAAGTGGAAGTGTTTTTAGAAACAACAAAATGAGTGGAGCAAATTTTGAAAATGCAAATCTTACTGATTCAATATTATATTTTAATGACCTTAGTGGGGTGAGATTTAAAAATACAGAGCTTATAAGAACTCAGATAAAAAGCTCCGAACTACATCGCCTGTCTTTTATCGATACATGTTTAACTGATGTGGTAATTTTAACTAAAAGACTTATAGCGCCCATTTTTAAGAATTGTATTTTTAAGAATGTTATATTTAATTCAGGCGATGTGAATGGAATTTGTTTTGATGGGCAAAGCTTTAACAATGTTAAATTTGAAGGAACAATATTCTCAAACACCACCTTTAGAGATTCTACTTTAAAAAATGTTACATTTTTATCGAGTTTTGCAATTAAAAAAAAATATTTTAAAACAATTAAAACAGTTTGCTTCAGAGGAGCAAAAATGGATGAAAAGACGTATCTGTCTTTAAAAAGTATGGCTGCAAACCTTGAGGACGTGATAGTTGTTGATTAA
- a CDS encoding Ig-like domain-containing protein, translating into MKIIYNFKLLKKKNLRAIALSFIAFTANQINVNAQVNAYSFTQSLTTYDAVNGGTVLGTATANTGAASLYNVSYSASMPFAFNFNGENFTNLKVSSNGYITFGGTDVPTGNTPISGDMNWKGSVSAWGRSLNSMFNINNTTGDIRYETVGIAPNREFVIQWTNFKPSYSTSTTSIYAFSFQIRLRETSNTITTKYNSGSFLIGSTTVASTAQIGLRGASDIDYNNRLNLSTNSFINSTPGTANTSTQYYSTSSTAASGMPPAGLTYTWTPPSCFAPVLTTGDSTSNSITVNWSAPVPSPSNYEVYYNTSSTAPTSSTPSSSATISGSTATINSLAPSTLYYVWIRSNCGTGTLSSWSTKPLMLVTKCQPSLLLGTTGSTVCPGNSAVLNASVETGGTINWYDTLTGGNIVATGNSYSTSPLTSTTNYWVSSSKSNAGNVGLPAPISTSGNTGVGIGLTIDAYKSLTINTVDIYPYTTTAANAGTGTVTVNLVNSAGTILHTNTFPVNVAYQATAATLNTLPLNYSIPAGSGYKLLISAKSSSVSGFIREGSTAAFSFPYVLGDVCSLGTTTSGYYYYFYNLNISSNCESERTQVTATVDSACLGTSETKLAEKPVLYPNPFINILNIDNPSLIKSLQVLDHSGKLIKTINTPKSSLQLDDLPSGIYMIILNLKDGSLQSSKVIKK; encoded by the coding sequence ATGAAAATAATCTACAATTTTAAACTTTTAAAGAAAAAAAATCTGCGTGCTATTGCACTAAGTTTTATAGCATTCACGGCCAACCAAATAAATGTAAACGCTCAGGTAAATGCTTATTCGTTTACTCAGTCATTAACTACGTATGATGCGGTTAACGGAGGGACTGTTTTAGGTACAGCTACGGCTAATACTGGTGCTGCAAGTCTTTACAATGTATCATACTCGGCTTCTATGCCTTTTGCTTTTAATTTTAATGGTGAAAATTTTACTAATTTAAAAGTTTCTTCTAATGGGTACATTACCTTCGGGGGAACAGATGTCCCTACAGGAAATACCCCTATTAGTGGAGATATGAATTGGAAAGGATCCGTATCAGCTTGGGGAAGATCTCTAAACTCGATGTTTAACATCAACAATACTACGGGAGATATCAGATATGAAACCGTAGGAATTGCTCCCAACAGAGAATTTGTGATTCAATGGACAAATTTTAAACCGAGCTATTCAACCAGTACAACCAGTATTTATGCATTTTCATTTCAAATACGGCTTCGTGAAACATCTAACACCATTACTACAAAATACAATTCAGGCTCGTTTTTAATTGGTAGTACAACGGTAGCTTCCACAGCTCAGATTGGATTACGTGGAGCCTCAGATATTGACTATAATAATCGTTTAAATTTATCTACAAATTCATTTATAAATTCTACACCCGGAACAGCAAATACCAGCACACAGTATTACAGTACATCATCTACTGCAGCTTCAGGAATGCCACCAGCTGGTTTAACGTATACCTGGACACCGCCATCGTGCTTTGCTCCTGTTCTTACAACCGGAGACTCTACATCAAACTCAATAACTGTTAATTGGTCAGCACCCGTACCATCACCGAGTAATTATGAGGTTTATTATAATACCAGTAGTACAGCTCCGACTAGCTCAACGCCTTCTTCCTCAGCTACTATTTCGGGTAGTACAGCAACAATTAATTCATTAGCACCTTCTACTTTATACTATGTGTGGATTCGATCCAATTGTGGAACCGGGACATTAAGCAGTTGGTCTACAAAGCCTCTGATGTTAGTAACTAAATGTCAACCATCCCTTTTATTGGGAACTACAGGATCAACTGTTTGTCCTGGTAACAGCGCCGTATTAAATGCAAGTGTTGAAACTGGCGGTACCATTAATTGGTACGATACATTAACAGGAGGAAATATAGTAGCAACAGGAAACTCTTATTCAACGTCACCATTAACTTCAACGACAAATTATTGGGTTTCTTCATCAAAATCAAATGCTGGTAATGTAGGATTGCCTGCTCCCATCTCAACTTCTGGTAATACAGGTGTAGGAATTGGGTTAACAATTGACGCATATAAAAGCCTTACAATTAATACGGTCGATATATATCCTTATACAACAACTGCAGCCAATGCTGGTACCGGAACAGTAACTGTTAATTTGGTTAATTCAGCGGGTACAATTTTGCATACTAATACCTTCCCAGTAAATGTTGCTTACCAAGCTACAGCAGCAACATTAAATACACTTCCTCTCAATTATAGTATTCCCGCAGGTTCTGGATATAAGCTACTAATAAGTGCAAAATCAAGTTCTGTTAGCGGCTTTATCAGAGAAGGCTCAACAGCAGCATTTTCCTTTCCATATGTTTTAGGGGATGTTTGCAGCTTAGGAACTACAACCTCGGGATATTATTATTACTTCTACAATCTCAATATCTCAAGCAACTGCGAATCTGAAAGAACTCAAGTTACTGCTACAGTAGATAGTGCTTGTTTGGGTACAAGCGAAACAAAACTGGCTGAAAAACCAGTCTTATATCCAAATCCTTTTATAAACATTCTTAATATTGATAATCCTTCATTGATTAAATCATTACAGGTTTTAGATCATTCAGGAAAATTGATTAAAACGATTAATACTCCAAAATCTTCATTACAATTAGACGACTTGCCTTCCGGAATTTATATGATTATTTTAAATCTGAAAGACGGCTCCCTGCAATCTTCAAAAGTCATTAAAAAATAG
- a CDS encoding TonB-dependent receptor — MNKKIQILSILFLGISSVAFSQIREEKLILNKKREPEVKKIEKKKTSVAIEKNYPPEEKSANPVKYTITDVPAVSDFKTSTIQGEDVTPKFDGTAQNNYFQIGMGNYGKILADANISTTLENKLEVGADVHVLSTNGLKKVYPWDSKQSSATLGAFLNSYGEKGKINVNAEYGLNNYNYYGIYAVNPSANVDLQQKVNQFKVNGYYDFYSNEILNDVRVKSSFLSDHFDTKENQASILANLSKHAVKLSDNGIVMNADLGLGLETVKTDFALLNKNSSTFFNADIAPKVTFAKGESYLMVGSSFNFLNARNSNLILAEELKNNKTYWFPQAEFQVAASKEFKFYGGVDGGLKLNTYAELLQENPFLVSDQMLRPTETQYHFYAGLRGDIDETFKYDVSAGFGKMKNIMFFGANNLFTNEFTLDRPGYDFANTFSTIYDDGNVSDIKGSLQYFPLENLIVDADVRFLKYDLKNYENIYNVPLVTGSIGAKYTMLEKKLSLGFKGIFATDRTTNSYMLEGVGNPSMIFQSTEDTNDKVGGYADLNLSAEYKIHKNFSIFALGNNLLSSKYQTYKGYKVLGAQVVGGVKITF, encoded by the coding sequence ATGAACAAGAAAATTCAAATACTATCTATATTATTTTTAGGAATTTCGTCTGTGGCGTTTTCCCAAATCAGAGAAGAAAAGCTGATTCTTAACAAGAAAAGAGAACCGGAGGTAAAGAAAATTGAGAAGAAGAAAACTTCTGTAGCCATAGAGAAAAATTATCCGCCTGAAGAGAAGTCGGCAAATCCTGTGAAATATACGATTACAGATGTTCCTGCAGTTTCAGATTTTAAAACTTCTACCATTCAGGGTGAAGATGTTACTCCGAAGTTTGATGGAACCGCTCAAAATAACTATTTCCAAATCGGAATGGGGAATTACGGGAAAATTTTAGCCGATGCCAATATTTCTACAACGCTTGAAAATAAATTGGAAGTTGGGGCAGATGTTCATGTTTTATCGACGAACGGACTGAAAAAAGTTTATCCCTGGGATTCTAAACAAAGTTCTGCAACTTTAGGAGCTTTCTTAAATTCTTATGGAGAAAAAGGAAAAATCAATGTAAATGCCGAATATGGTTTAAATAACTATAATTATTATGGAATTTATGCTGTAAACCCTTCGGCTAATGTAGATTTACAACAAAAAGTAAATCAGTTTAAGGTAAATGGTTACTATGATTTTTATTCTAATGAAATTCTGAATGATGTAAGAGTGAAATCTTCATTTTTAAGCGATCATTTTGATACTAAAGAAAATCAGGCTTCCATTTTAGCGAACCTTTCAAAACATGCTGTAAAGCTTTCAGACAACGGAATTGTAATGAATGCTGATTTAGGATTAGGTTTGGAGACTGTAAAAACAGATTTTGCATTATTAAACAAAAATTCTTCAACGTTCTTCAATGCAGATATTGCTCCAAAAGTAACATTCGCTAAAGGTGAATCTTATTTAATGGTAGGTTCTTCATTTAATTTTTTAAATGCAAGAAATTCTAACTTAATTTTAGCTGAAGAATTAAAAAATAATAAAACGTACTGGTTTCCACAGGCTGAATTTCAAGTGGCTGCTTCTAAAGAATTCAAATTCTACGGGGGAGTTGACGGTGGTTTAAAACTGAATACCTATGCTGAATTGTTACAGGAAAATCCATTCCTGGTTTCCGATCAAATGTTGAGACCAACTGAAACACAGTATCATTTTTATGCGGGTTTGAGAGGGGATATTGATGAAACTTTTAAATATGATGTTTCTGCAGGGTTCGGGAAAATGAAAAATATTATGTTCTTCGGAGCGAATAATCTTTTTACCAACGAGTTTACTTTAGACAGACCAGGTTACGATTTTGCCAATACTTTCTCTACCATTTATGATGATGGAAATGTGAGCGATATTAAAGGTAGCTTACAGTATTTCCCGTTAGAAAACCTAATTGTAGATGCTGACGTAAGATTTTTAAAATATGATTTAAAAAATTACGAGAATATCTATAATGTACCGTTAGTAACAGGAAGCATTGGTGCAAAATATACGATGTTGGAGAAAAAATTGTCTTTAGGATTCAAAGGAATTTTTGCAACAGACAGAACGACAAACTCGTATATGCTTGAAGGAGTGGGAAATCCATCAATGATTTTCCAGTCAACTGAAGATACCAATGATAAAGTTGGTGGTTATGCAGATTTAAACTTGTCTGCAGAGTACAAAATTCACAAAAATTTCAGTATTTTTGCACTCGGAAACAATCTTCTAAGCTCAAAATACCAAACGTACAAAGGCTATAAAGTTCTTGGTGCGCAGGTTGTAGGAGGTGTGAAGATTACGTTCTAA
- a CDS encoding tetratricopeptide repeat protein, whose protein sequence is MKSKKILLAAAVFYFGVSEAQQSQYFTQKENYRFNLAQNLYQTKIYNASQYEYARQYFYNQNLEQSKKEAAQFFDNVIGVILQKNHAEDGLTAFMKEYPNSAYFAQANLPLADYYLAKKDFKEALKTLKKVNQYQLTKEENTQYILKLGYAKFMMGDSKGAIDALEEAHKTADESQKGDIAYMLGHLYYSKRQNDQAFQYFDSVKDQPKYSKLVRPYYVQMYYNDKDYDKAISEGNALLNESISNSYKAEVHKIIGESYFMKNDYNSAYPHLKDYLAVQSNPSENDLYEMGFVAAQLKKYDEAVSYYNQLLNSNSALAQNAYYQLGNAYLAVEKKQEALSAFRSSYQMDYDKSVKKLAHEQYAKLSYDIGNPFESPTIVIQDYITINNNDAKTSEMRSLLVKSYLYSGNFKETLNAIDKLPNSTPEINKVDQEVSYLLGTEEFNKGNFDEAEKYFLRSLEFDLNKEFHNRALYWLGQVYYQKGNYPSAIVRYEKIANATFPEKQQLSYDLGYAYFKSKKFDQAEQYFTQYLKNPKPEFKNDAELRLADINYANNDLDRAIAIYDKNEDATDYTLYQKALALGFKDDNVAKITNLKSLISKYPASEYIDDAQYEIGVAYASQNDFTNSNDFFGKVIKSSSDKDLIANASIYRAQNYIDQNQNDKALSELKSLGEQYKNTAYAQKIVQAAKPIFTKNGDVSGYADFARTVGVNIDASEIDEINLSTGKQYFTKKDYKNAISYYEKYLTQNPTGEGLYQAKYELGESYYQTNNPTKSLLVLQEVANVQNDYQDDAATRVSQIYLAQGNSAEAKKYLENIKNSSNINVKNYANVELMKMYAAEKNFSEAEKLADAVIANNKNSAAVIETAKVIKARSLMNSGKDKDAQTAYTALEKSSNTEVAAEAFYAKAFYQNKAKAYKSSNETIFKIANNYASEDYWGAKALVLMAKNYIGLKDNYQASYTCDQIISNYADFPEIVAEAKEVKKQIKK, encoded by the coding sequence ATGAAATCAAAAAAAATACTTTTAGCGGCTGCTGTTTTCTATTTCGGGGTTTCCGAAGCGCAACAGTCTCAGTACTTTACTCAAAAGGAAAACTATAGGTTTAACTTAGCTCAGAATCTTTATCAGACAAAAATATACAACGCTTCTCAATACGAATATGCACGCCAGTATTTCTATAATCAGAATCTGGAGCAGTCGAAAAAAGAAGCTGCGCAGTTTTTTGATAATGTAATTGGCGTTATTCTTCAGAAAAACCATGCAGAAGATGGTTTGACGGCTTTCATGAAAGAATACCCGAATTCAGCCTATTTTGCACAGGCAAACTTACCTTTGGCAGATTATTATTTGGCTAAAAAAGATTTTAAGGAAGCTTTAAAAACTTTAAAGAAAGTTAATCAATATCAATTAACCAAAGAAGAAAATACACAGTATATTCTGAAACTGGGGTATGCTAAATTTATGATGGGTGATTCTAAAGGTGCGATTGACGCATTGGAAGAAGCTCACAAAACTGCTGATGAATCTCAGAAAGGCGATATCGCTTATATGTTGGGACATTTGTATTATTCTAAAAGACAGAATGACCAGGCATTTCAGTATTTTGATTCTGTAAAAGATCAGCCTAAATATTCAAAATTGGTGCGTCCGTATTATGTGCAAATGTATTATAATGATAAAGATTATGACAAAGCAATTTCTGAAGGAAATGCGTTGTTGAACGAAAGTATTTCAAATTCTTACAAAGCTGAGGTTCACAAGATTATTGGTGAATCTTATTTTATGAAGAACGATTACAATTCGGCGTATCCACATTTGAAGGATTATTTGGCGGTACAATCGAATCCTTCTGAGAATGATTTGTATGAAATGGGATTTGTTGCGGCTCAGCTTAAAAAATATGATGAAGCAGTTTCTTATTACAATCAGTTGTTAAACAGCAATTCGGCTTTAGCTCAGAATGCTTATTATCAGTTAGGAAATGCTTATTTAGCTGTTGAGAAAAAGCAGGAAGCACTTTCGGCATTCCGTTCGTCTTATCAGATGGATTATGATAAAAGTGTAAAAAAACTGGCGCATGAGCAATATGCAAAACTGAGTTACGATATTGGTAACCCGTTTGAAAGCCCAACAATCGTTATTCAGGATTATATTACCATTAATAATAATGATGCTAAAACATCAGAAATGAGATCACTTTTGGTGAAATCTTATCTGTATTCCGGAAACTTTAAAGAAACACTTAATGCGATTGACAAATTGCCAAACTCAACTCCTGAAATCAATAAAGTAGATCAGGAAGTTTCTTATCTTTTGGGAACGGAAGAGTTTAACAAAGGTAATTTTGATGAAGCCGAAAAATATTTCCTCAGAAGTTTAGAATTCGATTTAAATAAAGAATTCCACAACAGAGCTTTATATTGGCTCGGTCAGGTATATTATCAAAAAGGAAATTATCCTTCAGCAATTGTTCGTTACGAAAAAATAGCCAACGCAACGTTCCCTGAAAAGCAACAATTGTCTTATGATTTAGGATATGCTTATTTTAAATCTAAAAAATTCGATCAGGCGGAGCAATATTTTACTCAATATCTGAAAAATCCAAAACCTGAGTTTAAAAATGATGCCGAACTTCGTTTAGCAGATATTAATTATGCTAACAACGATCTGGATCGTGCGATTGCTATTTATGATAAAAACGAAGACGCCACAGACTATACTTTATACCAAAAAGCGTTGGCTTTAGGATTTAAAGATGACAATGTTGCAAAAATCACTAACTTAAAATCATTAATTTCTAAATATCCTGCTTCAGAATACATCGATGATGCACAATATGAAATTGGAGTTGCTTACGCTTCTCAAAATGATTTTACCAATTCAAATGATTTCTTCGGTAAAGTCATTAAATCTTCTTCAGATAAAGATTTGATAGCGAATGCATCCATTTACAGAGCACAGAATTATATTGATCAAAATCAAAATGATAAAGCTTTATCTGAATTAAAATCTCTTGGCGAGCAGTATAAAAATACAGCTTACGCACAGAAAATTGTTCAGGCTGCAAAACCAATTTTCACTAAAAATGGTGATGTTTCGGGTTATGCTGATTTCGCAAGAACTGTAGGTGTCAATATCGATGCATCTGAAATTGATGAAATCAACTTATCGACTGGAAAACAGTATTTCACCAAGAAAGACTACAAAAATGCAATTTCTTATTACGAGAAATATTTAACTCAAAATCCTACAGGAGAAGGTCTTTATCAGGCTAAATATGAGTTGGGAGAAAGTTATTATCAGACCAATAATCCAACGAAATCTTTATTGGTTCTTCAGGAAGTAGCAAATGTTCAGAATGATTATCAGGATGATGCTGCAACCCGAGTTTCTCAGATTTATCTTGCTCAAGGAAATTCTGCTGAGGCTAAAAAGTATTTAGAAAACATTAAAAACTCATCCAACATTAACGTTAAAAACTATGCTAATGTTGAGTTGATGAAAATGTACGCCGCTGAAAAGAATTTCTCGGAAGCTGAAAAATTAGCCGATGCTGTAATTGCCAACAATAAAAACTCTGCTGCTGTAATTGAAACGGCAAAAGTAATTAAGGCAAGAAGCCTGATGAATTCAGGAAAAGATAAAGACGCACAAACAGCTTACACTGCTCTTGAAAAGTCTTCAAACACTGAAGTTGCGGCGGAAGCTTTCTATGCAAAAGCATTTTATCAAAACAAAGCGAAAGCTTACAAATCGTCTAACGAAACGATCTTTAAAATCGCCAATAATTACGCTTCAGAAGATTATTGGGGCGCAAAAGCATTGGTTTTGATGGCGAAAAATTATATAGGTCTGAAAGATAATTACCAGGCGAGTTATACTTGCGATCAGATTATCTCAAACTATGCAGATTTCCCTGAAATTGTTGCAGAAGCGAAGGAAGTTAAAAAACAGATCAAAAAATAA